DNA from Deltaproteobacteria bacterium:
CGCTGCTCCTCGGAGCCGCGCCGCCACGGCCGGCCGACTGCCGCGAGGTCGCGGCCGGAGCGGATCTCGCCGGCCTGCTGGCGGCCGCGAGCCCGGGCGAGCGGCTGTGTCTGGCACCCGGCGCCTACACGGGGCCCTTGCGCCTCGACGGGGTCACCGTCTGGGGGCCGCGTGACGCCGTGATCCGGAGCACGGGGGAGGGGACGACGGTGCGTCTCATCGGCCAGGGCCCGGCGCTGCTCGGCGTCACGATCGACGGCAGCGGCGGGCGCTTCGACCTGCTCGACGCGGCGGTCCACGTGGCGGGCCTCGGGGCGCGCGTCGAGGGCGTCGCGATCCGCAACGCCACCTTCGGGATCCTGGTCGAGAAGGCCGAGCACGCCCGCGTGCTGGCGAACGAGGTGCGCGGCGATCCCACCCGATCCCTCGGCCTGCGCGGCGACGGGATCCGCCTCTGGGAGTCCTACGACTGCGTCGTCGCGGACAACCAGGTCCACGACGGGCGCGACATGGTGCTCTGGTACGCCTCGCGCAACCGGGTGAGCGACAACACCATCGAGGGCGGGCGCTACGGTGCGCACCTCATGTACAGCCACGACAACGAGCTCGTGGGCAACCGCTTCGTGCACAACGTCACCGGGCTGTTCGTGATGTACAGCCGGCAGGTCTCCCTGCACGGCAACCTGTTCGCAGGCGCGGGCGGTGCGGCCGGCATCGGGCTCGGGCTCAAGGAGTCGGGCAACGTCACCGCCATCGGGAACCAGTTCGTGCGCAACACCGTCGGGCTCTACATCGACACGAGCCCGCTCTGGCCCGACGACCGCAATCGCTTCGAGGGCAACTCCTTCCGCCTGAACGAGGTCGCGGTCTCCTTCCTGGGGCGGGCCTCGGGCAACGCCTTCGTCGCGAACGAGTTCCTCGACAGCCGCACGCAGGTCGAGGTGGACGGCCACGGCGACGCGCGCGCGGCCGAATGGCGCGGCAACCGCTTCGACGACTACGCCGGCTACGACCTCGACGGCGACGGGACGGG
Protein-coding regions in this window:
- the nosD gene encoding nitrous oxide reductase family maturation protein NosD, with translation LLLGAAPPRPADCREVAAGADLAGLLAAASPGERLCLAPGAYTGPLRLDGVTVWGPRDAVIRSTGEGTTVRLIGQGPALLGVTIDGSGGRFDLLDAAVHVAGLGARVEGVAIRNATFGILVEKAEHARVLANEVRGDPTRSLGLRGDGIRLWESYDCVVADNQVHDGRDMVLWYASRNRVSDNTIEGGRYGAHLMYSHDNELVGNRFVHNVTGLFVMYSRQVSLHGNLFAGAGGAAGIGLGLKESGNVTAIGNQFVRNTVGLYIDTSPLWPDDRNRFEGNSFRLNEVAVSFLGRASGNAFVANEFLDSRTQVEVDGHGDARAAEWRGNRFDDYAGYDLDGDGTGDVPYELRSLAADLVAAHPELAFYRGTLALSLAEAIGRIVPLLEPRLVLVDPQPRMRPLAREDGRAH